A part of Leptospira yasudae genomic DNA contains:
- the clpP gene encoding ATP-dependent Clp endopeptidase proteolytic subunit ClpP produces the protein MSVIPYVIEQTSRGERSYDIFSRLLKDRIIFLGNAINDDYANVITAQLLFLEAENPERDIYLYLNSPGGYVSSGLAIYDTMQYIKPDVRTLCLGQASSMAALLLAGGAAGKRSALPNSRIMMHQPMGGATGQASDIEIQAREVLKLKEILNSIYHKHTGKSVEQIQKDTERNFYMTAEEAKNYGIIDTVIQIDRKQA, from the coding sequence ATGAGTGTAATCCCGTATGTGATCGAGCAGACGAGTAGAGGGGAAAGATCCTATGATATTTTTTCCCGCCTTTTAAAAGATAGAATCATCTTTCTCGGGAATGCAATCAACGATGATTACGCGAACGTGATTACGGCGCAGTTGTTATTCCTCGAGGCCGAAAACCCCGAAAGAGACATTTATCTTTATCTCAATTCTCCCGGCGGATACGTTTCTTCCGGTCTTGCAATTTATGATACAATGCAGTATATTAAACCGGATGTAAGAACGCTTTGTTTGGGACAGGCTTCTTCCATGGCGGCTCTGCTTCTTGCGGGAGGGGCGGCCGGAAAACGTTCCGCGCTTCCGAATTCAAGAATCATGATGCACCAGCCAATGGGCGGAGCGACCGGACAGGCGAGCGACATTGAGATCCAAGCAAGAGAAGTTCTCAAGCTGAAAGAAATTCTCAACTCCATTTACCACAAACATACGGGAAAGAGTGTTGAGCAAATTCAGAAGGATACCGAAAGAAACTTTTATATGACTGCGGAAGAAGCGAAGAATTACGGAATCATCGACACCGTCATTCAGATCGACCGCAAACAGGCTTAA
- the clpX gene encoding ATP-dependent Clp protease ATP-binding subunit ClpX, producing MAKKTPGTNGKQKLFCSFCGKEQDAVKRLVAGPGVYICDECISLCNEIIAEDHDHTHEKSEVFSEVPSPADIKSILDQYVIGQDHAKKALSVAVYNHYKRVNLKEKKSDIEIEKSNILLIGPTGSGKTLLAQTLARIIKVPFAIVDATALTEAGYVGEDVENIILKLIQNADNDIKKAEVGIIYIDEVDKIARKSDSASITRDVSGEGVQQALLKIIEGTVANVPPQGGRKHPHQEYLQVDTKNILFILGGAFVDLPNIIKSRTGVKTIGFGSEEQRIQADSKDSLMEQVIPEDLIKFGLIPEFIGRLPIVATLQELDVDMLKQIFREPKNSVLKQYTRLLELENVKLTFREDAIDKIAELAIKRESGARGLRAIVENIMLDLMFDIPSRKDIEEVIITAEVITDRVTPTLVLKKESKIA from the coding sequence TTGGCTAAGAAAACACCGGGAACCAACGGTAAACAAAAACTATTCTGCTCTTTTTGCGGAAAGGAACAGGATGCAGTAAAACGTTTAGTCGCGGGTCCGGGTGTTTATATCTGTGACGAGTGTATTTCTCTTTGTAACGAAATCATAGCGGAAGATCACGATCATACTCACGAGAAGTCGGAAGTATTCAGCGAGGTTCCAAGTCCCGCGGACATCAAATCCATTTTGGACCAGTATGTGATCGGACAAGATCACGCGAAGAAGGCCCTTTCCGTAGCGGTTTACAACCACTACAAACGCGTGAATCTGAAAGAAAAGAAATCCGATATCGAAATCGAAAAATCGAACATTCTTTTGATCGGACCGACCGGAAGCGGAAAAACCCTTCTCGCACAAACACTTGCAAGAATCATAAAGGTTCCGTTTGCGATCGTGGACGCGACCGCTCTTACCGAAGCGGGTTACGTGGGAGAAGATGTGGAGAACATCATTCTCAAGTTGATTCAAAACGCGGACAACGACATCAAAAAAGCGGAAGTGGGAATCATCTACATCGACGAGGTCGATAAGATTGCCCGCAAATCCGACAGCGCTTCGATTACGAGAGACGTAAGCGGAGAAGGCGTTCAACAAGCTCTTTTAAAAATCATCGAAGGAACTGTGGCGAACGTTCCTCCGCAAGGCGGAAGAAAACATCCGCATCAGGAATATTTACAAGTAGATACGAAGAACATTCTGTTTATCCTTGGAGGAGCCTTTGTGGATCTTCCGAACATCATCAAATCCAGAACCGGCGTAAAAACGATCGGTTTCGGCTCGGAAGAACAAAGAATCCAAGCCGACAGCAAGGATTCTTTGATGGAACAGGTGATTCCCGAGGATTTGATCAAGTTCGGTTTAATCCCCGAATTTATCGGAAGACTTCCGATCGTCGCGACTCTACAGGAGTTGGACGTGGATATGCTCAAACAAATCTTCCGCGAACCGAAGAACTCCGTTCTCAAACAATACACTCGTCTGCTCGAACTCGAAAACGTGAAACTCACATTCCGCGAAGATGCGATCGACAAAATCGCAGAACTCGCGATCAAACGGGAATCCGGTGCAAGAGGACTCAGAGCGATCGTGGAAAACATCATGCTGGATCTGATGTTCGATATTCCTTCCCGCAAGGACATCGAAGAAGTCATCATCACGGCGGAAGTGATCACGGACCGAGTGACTCCTACCTTAGTTCTCAAAAAAGAATCCAAAATCGCATAA